The following are from one region of the Vanessa atalanta chromosome 5, ilVanAtal1.2, whole genome shotgun sequence genome:
- the LOC125063902 gene encoding innexin inx3 translates to MAVFGLASAVAGFVKVRYLIDKAVIDNMVFRMHYRITSAIMFLSCILVTANNLIGDPISCISDGAVPTHILNTYCWITYTFTLPYSGSKGIAHPGLGNDYEEEKRIHSYYQWVPFMLFFQGLLFYIPHWIWKNWEEGKVRMISDGMRGTLGTIADDKTKSQNRLVQYLLDTLHMHNTYSFGYFFCEVLNFVNVVGNIFFLDTFLGGAFLAYGTDVVKFSNMNQEQRTDPMIEVFPRITKCTFHKYGASGTIQKHDALCVLALNILNEKIFIFLWFWFIILSVVSGLALVYSAAVILLPSTRETILKRRFRFGSPNGVEALVRKTQVGDFLLLHLLGQNISLRVFGEVLDELARRLHLGSNPPSAPSTLEMAPIYPDIDKFSKETET, encoded by the exons ATGGCCGTGTTCGGATTGGCATCCGCCGTAGCGGGCTTTGTCAAAGTCCGCTATCTCATCGACAAGGCGGTCATCGACAACATGGTCTTCAGGATGCATTATAGAATCACTTCGGCTATTATGTTCCTGTCTTGCATCCTCGTTACAGCTAATAATCTAATTG gtGACCCGATTTCTTGCATCAGTGATGGAGCTGTTCCAACACACATACTTAACACTTATTGCTGGATCACTTACACGTTCACCCTGCCCTACAGCGGATCTAAAGGGATTGCCCACCCAGGTCTCGGTAACGATTATGAAGAAGAGAAACGTATCCATTCATACTACCAATGGGTGCCATTCATGCTGTTCTTCCAG ggtCTCCTGTTCTATATCCCTCATTGGATCTGGAAGAACTGGGAAGAAGGAAAAGTACGCATGATATCTGATGGAATGCGCGGAACTTTAGGTACAATTGCCGACGACAAAACGAAGAGTCag AATCGCCTGGTCCAATACCTACTTGATACACTTCATATGCATAACACTTACTCTTTCGGTTATTTCTTCTGTGAGGTTCTTAACTTCGTCAATGTT gtTGGCAACATCTTCTTTTTGGACACATTCCTCGGTGGTGCATTTTTAGCTTACGGAACTGACGTGGTTAAATTCTCCAACATGAACCAGGAGCAACGTACTGACCCTATG ATCGAAGTATTTCCCAGGATTACGAAGTGTACTTTCCACAAATACGGAGCTTCTGGAACGATCCAGAAACACGACGCCCTGTGCGTTCTCGCTCTGAACATCCTAAATGAGAAGATATTCATTTTCCTTTGGTTCTG GTTTATTATACTCTCCGTTGTTTCCGGCTTGGCTCTCGTTTACTCAGCGGCCGTTATTCTTTTGCCGAGTACCCGCGAGACTATTCTTAAACGACGATTCCGTTTTGGATCTCCCAATGGAGTTGAGGCTCTTGTTAGAAAGACACAG gttGGGGACTTCCTTCTTCTGCATCTTCTCGGACAGAACATTTCACTACGTGTTTTCGGCGAGGTGTTGGACGAGCTAGCTCGTCGACTCCACCTCGGCTCTAATCCACCGTCGGCGCCTTCTACGCTCGAAATGGCGCCGATTTATCCCGACATCGACAAATTCTCAAAGGAGACTGAGACGTAA